The following are from one region of the Gambusia affinis linkage group LG02, SWU_Gaff_1.0, whole genome shotgun sequence genome:
- the ccnd1 gene encoding G1/S-specific cyclin-D1, with the protein MEEQLLCCEVDSIRRAHQDENLLNDRVLQTMLKAEENYLPSPNYFKCVQKEIIPKMRKILATWMLEVCEEQKCEEEVFPLAMNYLDRFLSVEATRKTRLQLLGATCMFLGSKMKETVPLTAEKLCIYTDNSVLPGELLQMELLVLNKLKWDLASVTPHDFIEHFLSKLKIHPSTKQILRKHAQTFVALCATDVNFIASPPSMVAAGSVVAAVQGLYLKSQDASLSSPNLTNFLSQVIRSDPDCLRSCQEQIESLLESSLRQAQQHGGAAETKRMDEDADLSCTPTDVRDVNI; encoded by the exons atggaggagcagctgctgtGCTGCGAGGTGGACTCTATCAGGAGAGCCCACCAGGACGAGAACCTACTTAATGACCGAGTCCTACAGACTATGCTGAAGGCAGAGGAGAACTACTTACCGTCCCCCAACTACTTCAAGTGTGTTCAGAAAGAGATTATACCCAAAATGAGGAAAATACTAGCCACTTGGATGTTGGAG GTCTGCGAAGAGCAGAAGTGCGAGGAGGAGGTTTTTCCGCTGGCGATGAACTATTTGGACAGATTTTTATCAGTGGAGGCCACCAGGAAAACAAGACTGCAGCTGCTAGGAGCAACCTGCATGTTTCTAGGATCCAAGATGAAGGAGACTGTCCCCCTCACTGCAGAGAAGCTCTGTATCTACACGGACAACTCGGTCCTACCCGGGGAGCTGCTG CAAATGGAGCTGCTGGTTCTCAACAAGCTCAAGTGGGATCTGGCTTCAGTCACTCCTCATGACTTCATTGAGCACTTCCTGTCCAAGTTGAAGATTCACCCCTCCACAAAGCAGATCCTCAGGAAACACGCTCAGACCTTCGTGGCGCTCTGCGCAACAG ATGTCAACTTTATTGCTAGTCCTCCATCAATGGTGGCAGCAGGAAGTGTGGTGGCTGCTGTTCAAGGTCTCTACCTGAAAAGCCAAGACGCCTCCCTCTCCTCACCAAACCTCACCAACTTCCTGTCACAGGTCATTCGCAGTGACCCG GACTGTCTGCGGTCGTGTCAGGAGCAGATAGAGTCGCTGTTGGAGTCCAGTCTGCGGCAGGCTCAGCAGCATGGTGGCGCAGCAGAAACCAAACGCATGGACGAGGACGCTGACCTGTCCTGCACGCCCACGGACGTGAGAGACGTCAACATCTGA
- the lto1 gene encoding protein LTO1 homolog, whose amino-acid sequence MAGQQGAEDLFDSILFADERFRGEGYQEGFQRGTQRGLHNGWRHGASHGAKLSSEISFYYGFAISWKCLLERQSDDRSRKRLKALEALLNLTQKFPLDDPQSVKLQEDTEKLRAKFRQVCSMLNVPTDFKDYIRTTEGTSF is encoded by the exons ATGGCTGGACAACAGGGAGCTGAGGATCTGTTTGACAGTATTCTTTTCGCGGATGAAAG GTTCCGCGGTGAGGGCTACCAGGAGGGCTTCCAGAGGGGGACCCAGCGGGGGCTGCACAACGGCTGGAGACACGGGGCGTCTCACGGAGCCAAGCTGTCATCTGAG atCTCCTTTTATTATGGTTTTGCGATCAGCTGGAAATGTCTGCTGGAGCGTCAGTCTGATGACAGATCACG GAAGCGCCTGAAGGCTCTGGAAGCTCTGCTGAATTTGACCCAGAAGTTTCCCCTTGATGACCCGCAGTCAGTGAAGCTGCAGGAGGACACAGAGAAACTGCGCGCCAAGTTCAGACAG GTCTGCTCGATGCTGAATGTGCCCACTGACTTTAAGGATTACATCAGAACAACTGAAGGGACGTCTTTCTGA